The following proteins are co-located in the Aquarana catesbeiana isolate 2022-GZ linkage group LG02, ASM4218655v1, whole genome shotgun sequence genome:
- the LOC141129600 gene encoding histone H1.5-like — translation MTETESAPAAAPPAEPAAKKKPAKKAAAGGAKKGSKKPSGPSVSELLVKAVAASKERSGVSLSALKKVLSAGGYDVDKNNSRLKIAIRGLVTKGTLVQVKGHGASGSFKINKKQEDKAAGAKKSTKKPSAAAKSPKKPAAKKPAKSPKKKTTTKAPTAAKSPKKAAKKPAKKPAAAKKVTKSPKKPKAAAKPKKVAKSPAKKAAKPKTAAKPKKAAPKKK, via the coding sequence ATGACGGAGACTGAGAGCGCCCCAGCCGCCGCTCCTCCAGCGGAGCCCGCCGCCAAGAAGAAGCCGGCCAAGAAGGCGGCAGCCGGAGGAGCCAAGAAAGGCAGCAAGAAGCCGTCCGGTCCCAGCGTGTCCGAGCTCCTCGTCAAAGCCGTGGCCGCTTCCAAAGAGCGCAGCGGGGTCTCCCTGTCCGCCCTCAAGAAGGTCCTGTCCGCCGGAGGATACGATGTGGACAAGAACAACAGCCGCCTCAAGATCGCCATCAGGGGGCTGGTGACTAAGGGGACCCTCGTCCAGGTCAAAGGACATGGAGCCTCCGGATCCTTCAAGATCAACAAGAAGCAGGAGGACAAGGCGGCAGGCGCCAAGAAAAGCACCAAGAAGCCATCGGCTGcggccaagtcccccaagaagccggccgccaagaagccagccaagtcccccaagaagaagACCACCACCAAAGCCCCCACCGCAGCCAAGAGCCCCAAGAAGGCCGCCAAGAAACCCGCAAAAAAGCCTGCAGCTGCCAAGAAGGTGACAAAGAGCCCCAAGAAGCCCAAAGCTGCAGCCAAGCCGAAAAAAGTCGCCAAGAGTCCGGCTAAGAAGGCGGCTAAACCCAAGACAGCAGCCAAGCCCAAGAAGGCCGCTCCAAAGAAGAAATAA
- the LOC141129601 gene encoding histone H3 → MARTKQTARKSTGGKAPRKQLATKAARKSAPATGGVKKPHRYRPGTVALREIRRYQKSTELLIRKLPFQRLVREIAQDFKTDLRFQSSAVMALQEASEAYLVGLFEDTNLCAIHAKRVTIMPKDIQLARRIRGERA, encoded by the coding sequence ATGGCAAGAACCAAGCAGACAGCCCGTAAGTCCACCGGAGGCAAAGCTCCccgcaagcagctggccaccaAAGCCGCCCGCAAGAGCGCCCCGGCCACCGGCGGAGTCAAGAAGCCTCACCGCTACAGGCCCGGCACCGTGGCTCTCCGAGAGATTCGCCGCTACCAGAAATCCACCGAGCTGCTCATCCGCAAGCTGCCCTTCCAGCGCCTCGTCCGAGAGATCGCCCAGGACTTCAAGACCGACCTGCGCTTCCAGAGCTCCGCCGTCATGGCTCTGCAGGAGGCCTCTGAGGCTTACCTCGTCGGACTCTTCGAGGACACCAACCTCTGCGCCATCCACGCCAAGAGGGTCACCATCATGCCCAAAGACATCCAGCTGGCACGCCGCATCCGCGGGGAGAGGGCATAG